One Shewanella sp. MR-4 DNA window includes the following coding sequences:
- a CDS encoding sigma-54-dependent transcriptional regulator, with translation MSLPNSIQDYSVLIIDDEPHIGTVLVQLFELEGIKAFATTDPKGIAKLLDRDWAGVVISDVNMPQLDGISLMQQIRQQDPDLPVVLLTGFGDIAMAVNALKQGAYDFLEKPFNNEHMLDVVKRALDKRSLTLENRKLKKELESHNVPGPRILGHSVGILRMRHIIDQVIDTPADVLIEGETGTGKELVARYLHDHSSRNQANFVAINCGAIPENLIESELFGAEAGAFTGVDKLRVGKFEYANGGTLFLDEIESTPLSLQVKLLRVLEDRKVERLGSNKSIHLDIRVIAATKVDLKSLCDTGEFRQDLLYRLNLVTVPIPPLRDRREDIPLLFLHFARMASARYHKALIALNAEQNAILSSHDWPGNVRELRNLAERYVLLGGEAAFAGTLGNAPSLHTSMSLLQRVEFFERVLIEEALSHNKGSIKQTMEQLELPRKTLYDKMRKYDLDRKQYINADE, from the coding sequence ATGAGTCTGCCCAATTCAATTCAAGACTATAGCGTACTGATCATCGACGATGAGCCCCATATAGGCACAGTGCTCGTGCAGCTGTTTGAGTTGGAAGGCATTAAAGCCTTCGCCACTACCGATCCCAAAGGGATCGCCAAATTACTCGACAGAGACTGGGCCGGAGTAGTGATTTCCGATGTGAATATGCCGCAGCTCGACGGCATCAGTTTGATGCAGCAAATTCGTCAGCAGGACCCCGATTTACCCGTGGTGCTGCTCACCGGCTTTGGCGATATCGCCATGGCGGTCAATGCGTTAAAACAAGGGGCCTACGATTTTCTCGAAAAACCCTTTAATAACGAACACATGCTAGACGTGGTGAAGCGCGCCTTAGATAAACGCAGCCTCACCCTAGAGAACCGTAAATTAAAGAAAGAGTTAGAAAGCCATAACGTACCAGGCCCAAGGATATTAGGCCACAGCGTCGGCATTTTGCGCATGCGTCACATCATAGACCAAGTGATCGACACCCCCGCCGATGTGCTTATTGAAGGTGAAACCGGTACGGGCAAGGAATTGGTCGCCCGCTATCTGCACGACCACAGCAGTCGCAATCAAGCCAACTTTGTGGCAATTAACTGCGGCGCGATTCCCGAAAACTTGATTGAGAGCGAGCTATTTGGCGCCGAAGCTGGCGCCTTTACCGGTGTCGATAAACTGCGTGTCGGCAAGTTTGAATACGCCAATGGCGGCACACTCTTTTTAGATGAAATCGAAAGCACGCCGCTGTCGTTACAGGTCAAACTGCTGCGGGTGCTCGAAGATCGTAAGGTCGAACGCCTAGGCTCCAATAAAAGCATTCATCTGGATATTCGGGTAATTGCCGCCACTAAGGTGGATTTAAAGTCCCTGTGCGACACCGGAGAGTTTCGCCAAGACCTGCTCTATCGCTTAAATCTGGTGACTGTGCCCATTCCACCACTCAGAGATCGCCGCGAAGATATTCCCTTATTATTCTTACATTTTGCCCGTATGGCCTCGGCGCGCTATCACAAGGCCTTAATTGCCCTCAATGCCGAGCAGAATGCTATCCTCAGCTCCCACGACTGGCCGGGTAATGTGCGTGAGCTGCGAAATCTGGCCGAACGTTATGTGTTACTCGGTGGCGAAGCCGCCTTCGCAGGCACCTTAGGCAACGCGCCCAGTCTGCATACCAGTATGTCATTGCTGCAACGGGTCGAGTTTTTTGAGCGGGTATTGATTGAAGAAGCCTTAAGCCATAACAAGGGAAGCATTAAGCAGACAATGGAGCAACTCGAACTGCCCCGCAAAACCTTATACGACAAGATGCGTAAATACGATTTAGACCGCAAGCAATATATCAACGCCGACGAATAA
- a CDS encoding multiheme c-type cytochrome encodes MRIFTSKKLAYLVALTLTGALVGCGSDGKDGAPGQPGDPGQPGKPGDPWTPPPVTSSLVTNVKVLGYSFGEGSITYEFEVTDENGNLVNGLLNAEAKVAALTDKGFINNRTEADINNVADNVHIGGAATQATEGAEIKSLGDGHYSFKAPMKGVNAGTEGIVWLRVGGNSESGIARSAPMVVNKPEGTHSTTTDSCYACHVDYATSPRRHASYVATGMDSEVTFVEGCLVCHGSVSRGAKNAEGFSIGGYATNTLSKIGHINHQKFTKDFSVMNCSSCHVEAPTNISVSGPGCIDCHNTGGVPGAIVPSNGADVRPMHEGKEGITERQAIRAKYQVTLSTPVKVDDISTLTDHYAPDGSSVAKVEPGWCTTITVKDTDGNIFSIKDNFNYSDPLVFDAKKPIVYAGAYLHAYDNNTLVGRPGDRTKYYYGYNTDGTKNICHLLTDIKAVNANYAYSARVTFGTAGWMEYDGNQRYQSNGNLRANGYDGSMGVSFTAYSDVVNPVSAEKVSGFERRSVISDNSCTTCHNDATAFHKNGAFDQGGNGCIACHDNGMARTSATLGAGFGPMIHSWHWGNGANVGEMKADGTQAKTANGAGAINPVTSCVACHETAIDLNKVPNQYILEPGSKMTSPVTANCYACHTGDAVKAHMVSNGGEISVLATGDWFKQPTGESCAVCHNTGSSSGIDKYHNFTRK; translated from the coding sequence ATGAGAATATTCACATCTAAAAAACTGGCATACCTAGTAGCATTAACCTTAACCGGTGCACTCGTAGGTTGTGGCAGTGATGGTAAAGACGGCGCACCAGGCCAACCCGGCGATCCAGGACAACCCGGTAAACCCGGAGACCCATGGACGCCACCACCAGTCACAAGCTCGCTAGTGACCAATGTTAAAGTACTTGGCTACAGCTTTGGCGAAGGTAGTATCACCTATGAATTTGAAGTCACCGACGAAAACGGCAACTTAGTCAACGGCCTGTTAAACGCTGAAGCCAAAGTCGCCGCTTTAACGGATAAAGGCTTTATCAATAACCGCACCGAAGCGGACATTAACAATGTTGCCGACAACGTGCATATCGGCGGCGCGGCGACTCAAGCCACTGAAGGCGCAGAAATTAAGTCGCTAGGCGATGGTCACTACAGCTTTAAAGCACCGATGAAAGGCGTTAATGCAGGCACTGAAGGCATTGTCTGGCTCAGAGTCGGCGGCAACAGCGAAAGCGGTATTGCGCGCTCTGCGCCAATGGTGGTGAATAAGCCTGAAGGCACGCATTCAACCACCACCGACAGCTGCTACGCCTGTCACGTGGATTACGCCACTAGCCCACGTCGCCATGCCAGCTATGTCGCTACAGGTATGGACAGCGAAGTCACCTTCGTTGAAGGCTGTTTAGTCTGTCACGGCTCGGTAAGCCGCGGCGCGAAAAACGCAGAAGGCTTCTCAATCGGCGGTTACGCCACCAATACACTGTCTAAAATTGGCCACATTAATCACCAGAAATTCACTAAAGATTTCAGCGTGATGAACTGTAGTTCCTGCCACGTTGAAGCGCCGACCAATATCAGCGTTTCAGGCCCTGGTTGTATCGACTGCCACAACACTGGCGGCGTACCAGGTGCGATTGTGCCAAGTAACGGTGCCGATGTACGACCAATGCATGAAGGCAAAGAAGGCATTACCGAGCGTCAAGCTATCCGCGCTAAGTACCAAGTGACACTCTCAACCCCCGTTAAAGTGGATGATATTTCCACCTTAACCGACCACTATGCGCCCGATGGCTCAAGCGTAGCGAAAGTTGAACCCGGTTGGTGTACCACCATTACTGTGAAAGACACTGACGGTAACATCTTTAGCATTAAAGATAACTTCAACTACTCAGACCCTCTGGTATTTGATGCCAAGAAGCCGATTGTCTACGCTGGTGCCTATCTGCATGCCTATGACAACAACACCTTAGTCGGCCGCCCAGGTGACCGTACTAAGTACTACTATGGTTACAACACCGATGGTACTAAGAATATCTGTCACCTACTGACGGATATCAAAGCAGTAAACGCTAACTATGCCTACTCTGCACGGGTCACCTTCGGCACCGCAGGCTGGATGGAGTACGACGGTAATCAACGCTATCAAAGCAATGGTAACCTCAGAGCCAACGGTTATGACGGTTCAATGGGTGTTTCTTTCACCGCCTACTCAGATGTGGTAAATCCAGTAAGCGCTGAGAAAGTATCAGGCTTTGAACGTCGCAGCGTGATCAGCGATAACAGCTGTACGACTTGCCATAACGATGCCACCGCCTTCCATAAAAACGGTGCATTCGATCAAGGCGGTAACGGTTGTATTGCCTGTCACGATAACGGTATGGCGCGGACTTCGGCCACTCTGGGTGCAGGTTTTGGTCCTATGATCCACAGCTGGCACTGGGGTAATGGTGCGAATGTCGGTGAGATGAAGGCCGACGGCACCCAAGCCAAGACAGCGAACGGCGCAGGCGCTATCAACCCAGTCACTAGCTGTGTTGCCTGTCACGAAACCGCTATTGATTTAAACAAAGTGCCAAATCAATACATTCTTGAACCTGGCAGCAAGATGACCAGCCCTGTTACCGCTAACTGTTATGCCTGCCATACTGGCGATGCAGTCAAAGCCCACATGGTGAGCAACGGTGGCGAAATCAGCGTGCTAGCAACTGGCGATTGGTTCAAGCAACCTACGGGTGAATCTTGTGCCGTGTGCCACAACACAGGTAGCAGCTCTGGTATCGACAAGTACCATAACTTTACCCGTAAATAG
- a CDS encoding TRAP transporter large permease gives MAIATLFTALLVCMFLGMPIAIALGFSSMLTILFFSNDSLASVALKLYESSSEHYTLLAIPFFILSSAFLSTGGVARRIIDFAMDSIGHIRGGLAMASVMACMLFAAVSGSSPATVAAIGSIVIVGMVKAGYPEKFAAGVITTSGTLGILIPPSIVMLVYAAATEVSAARMFMAGLIPGLMMGFLLMIVIYIVARFKNLPSRPFPGFKQLGISSAKALGGLALILIVLGSIYGGVASPTEASAVACMYAYFIAVFGYRDIGPLKNVAWRNPNEPIPNAIARNLGHMALGLIKTPIDKEIRHVVRDGAKVSIMLLFIIANAMLFAHVLTTERIPHIIAEHIVGMGLPAWGFLIIVNLLLLAAGNFMEPSAIVLIMAPILFPIATHLGIDPIHLGIIMVVNMEIGMLTPPVGLNLFVTAGITGRSIGWVIQSVLPWLALMLAFLALITYVPQISLFLPEFLDKLNGY, from the coding sequence ATGGCCATTGCGACCCTCTTTACTGCCCTACTCGTCTGTATGTTTTTAGGTATGCCTATCGCGATTGCGTTAGGTTTCTCAAGCATGCTGACGATTTTATTCTTCTCCAACGATTCCCTCGCCTCTGTGGCGTTAAAACTTTATGAGTCATCGTCAGAGCACTATACCCTGCTGGCGATCCCCTTCTTTATTCTGTCCTCAGCCTTCCTGTCAACCGGTGGAGTGGCACGACGGATCATCGATTTTGCGATGGACAGTATCGGCCATATCCGTGGTGGTTTAGCCATGGCCTCAGTGATGGCCTGTATGTTGTTTGCCGCGGTGTCAGGTTCATCGCCCGCGACTGTGGCCGCCATTGGCTCGATTGTGATCGTCGGCATGGTAAAAGCGGGTTATCCCGAAAAATTTGCCGCTGGCGTCATTACCACCTCTGGTACCTTAGGGATTTTGATCCCACCTTCAATCGTGATGCTAGTGTATGCGGCAGCGACGGAAGTGTCGGCAGCCAGAATGTTTATGGCGGGCTTAATCCCAGGTTTGATGATGGGCTTCCTGCTGATGATAGTGATTTATATCGTCGCCCGTTTTAAAAATCTGCCATCACGCCCCTTCCCCGGCTTTAAGCAACTGGGTATTTCCAGTGCCAAAGCCTTAGGTGGTCTGGCACTTATTCTTATCGTGTTAGGTTCAATCTACGGCGGTGTGGCCAGTCCAACCGAAGCCTCTGCCGTAGCCTGTATGTATGCCTATTTCATTGCGGTATTTGGTTATCGCGATATCGGCCCATTGAAAAATGTGGCTTGGCGTAATCCTAATGAGCCCATCCCCAACGCGATTGCCCGTAACTTAGGCCATATGGCGCTCGGGCTGATTAAAACCCCAATCGACAAAGAAATTCGCCATGTTGTGCGCGACGGGGCAAAAGTCAGCATCATGCTGCTGTTTATCATTGCCAACGCCATGCTATTCGCCCACGTACTGACCACTGAGCGTATTCCCCATATCATTGCCGAACACATTGTTGGTATGGGCTTACCCGCTTGGGGCTTCTTAATCATTGTCAACTTACTGCTGTTAGCGGCGGGTAACTTTATGGAGCCATCAGCCATCGTGTTGATTATGGCGCCGATTTTGTTCCCGATTGCCACTCACTTAGGTATCGATCCTATTCACTTAGGTATCATCATGGTGGTAAACATGGAGATTGGTATGCTGACGCCGCCGGTGGGGCTTAACCTCTTCGTGACGGCGGGGATCACAGGCCGCAGTATCGGCTGGGTGATCCAATCTGTACTGCCGTGGTTAGCACTGATGTTGGCCTTCTTGGCACTTATCACCTATGTGCCACAAATCTCCCTGTTCTTGCCGGAATTTCTGGATAAGCTCAACGGATATTAA
- a CDS encoding thymidine kinase, whose product MAQLYFYYSAMNAGKSTSLLQSSYNYRERGMNTLVMTASIDDRYGKGKVASRIGIETDAQVFSSHDNLIDMITTAHKQNHLSCVLVDECQFLSKEQVKQLTYVVDKIDIPVLCYGLRTDFQGELFTGSHYLLAWADKLVELKTICHCGRKANMVVRLDGEGKVMREGEQVAIGGNESYESVCRKHFREFIWD is encoded by the coding sequence TTGGCGCAATTGTATTTTTACTATTCAGCAATGAATGCGGGTAAATCCACCTCTCTATTACAATCTTCCTATAACTACCGCGAGCGCGGCATGAATACCTTAGTGATGACGGCCTCTATCGATGACAGATACGGTAAAGGTAAGGTGGCATCGCGTATTGGGATTGAAACCGATGCCCAGGTATTTAGCAGCCATGACAATCTGATAGACATGATCACCACTGCCCACAAACAGAATCACTTGAGTTGTGTGCTGGTGGACGAATGCCAATTCTTAAGTAAAGAGCAAGTCAAACAACTGACTTATGTTGTTGATAAAATTGATATCCCTGTTTTGTGCTATGGTTTACGTACCGACTTCCAAGGCGAACTCTTCACTGGCAGCCATTATTTGTTGGCTTGGGCCGATAAGTTAGTCGAACTGAAAACCATCTGTCACTGTGGACGCAAGGCCAATATGGTGGTGCGTCTGGATGGTGAAGGGAAAGTGATGCGCGAAGGTGAGCAGGTGGCGATCGGCGGTAATGAAAGTTACGAATCGGTTTGCCGCAAGCATTTTCGTGAATTTATTTGGGATTGA
- a CDS encoding transglycosylase domain-containing protein, with translation MPNSTQEMQFENYRPRPPQPEPKAKRQRKPRSKGRVWFLFFILIICVAILVGQEVKTSYFQSKYVHQYAKTLTYELKNQPSQSIIYPSYGPFDERHGYSKLPQYIDRLLQRNFQVTQQVEFSPALQEYAQMGFFPPYHEKAQSGLTLLDCRNTDLYEFTYPKRVYQDDDKIPNEIVNTLLFIENRELWTTEPKLNPVIDWPRFIVAGMSQIAEMVGMNVSTAGGSTLATQIEKFRHSSQGLTLSIKDKLLQIGSATVRVYQQGEITEPARKRIIQDYLNTVPLSSAPNHGEVHGIGDGLWAWFGTDFDTANQLLTSPQIKANAAKRGQVFRQVVALMIAQRRPSYYLLQGHEDLENLVDSHIRLLGQYYLIDRKLRDAALEQKLQFKVAKPQRNTQSGSDKGVNTIRIRTAGMLNVGLYDLDRLDLTVNSSLHSDLQQQVSHYLRSLGQVSTAEKVGLLGERLLEPSQLQNVLYSFTLYEKTETANRVRVQTDSTDQPFDINEGSKLELGSTAKLRVLATYLEIIAEIHDKYSKKHGIELESIEIEPRDHLTRWAIDYLIVNPDRRLDRMLDAALQREYSASPNEQFFTGGGLHVFNNFKKTEDFKVPTMYEALQNSINLPFVRLMRDIVNYSSSMQNEGNMARLLRNDKDPRREEYLRVFADREGNTFVNKFYRKYKKVAPNERLALFFDGQTQAEQQLTAAYRYLQPYESIASFKAFLQQRLPQNNYTDKRIKELYNKYGPEKYNLPDQGYIARVHPLELWVLDYLNQHPEANLNDVKEASKDERQEVYRWLFRTRHKNARDVRVQVMLEVEAFLDIHQRWARLGYPFESMVPSLGSALGSSGDRPAALAELMGIIQNDGYRLPTVRINQLHFAEDTPYEVLLENQNTQGERVMRHEVAQALKAALANVVQNGTARRLKGIFSNDNGEMLAIGGKTGTGDNRIVTQMQQGRKVATTAMNRTATFVFYLGDNYFGTLTAFVPGSKSDDFSFTSALPLQVMKGMMPILAPYVKSSKGMCVRDE, from the coding sequence TTGCCTAATTCTACGCAAGAAATGCAATTCGAAAATTATCGTCCTCGTCCGCCACAACCCGAACCTAAGGCTAAGCGTCAGCGCAAGCCGAGATCTAAGGGGCGTGTCTGGTTCCTGTTTTTTATTCTGATTATCTGTGTGGCGATTTTGGTTGGTCAGGAGGTTAAAACCTCTTATTTCCAGTCTAAGTATGTTCATCAATATGCGAAGACCTTGACCTATGAGCTAAAAAATCAGCCCAGTCAGTCAATCATCTATCCAAGCTACGGTCCCTTCGATGAACGTCATGGCTACAGTAAGTTGCCCCAGTACATCGATAGATTGCTACAGCGTAATTTCCAGGTGACGCAGCAAGTGGAGTTTTCCCCTGCGCTACAGGAATACGCCCAGATGGGATTTTTCCCACCCTATCATGAGAAGGCACAATCGGGTTTAACGCTGCTTGATTGCCGCAATACCGATCTGTACGAGTTTACCTATCCCAAACGCGTGTATCAGGATGACGATAAAATCCCCAATGAAATCGTCAATACCTTGCTGTTTATTGAAAACCGCGAGCTGTGGACGACTGAGCCTAAGCTTAACCCGGTGATCGACTGGCCACGCTTTATTGTGGCGGGGATGAGCCAAATCGCTGAAATGGTGGGGATGAATGTCTCTACCGCAGGTGGCAGTACGCTGGCGACACAAATTGAGAAGTTCCGCCATTCCTCCCAAGGGTTAACCCTAAGCATCAAGGATAAGTTGCTGCAAATTGGCTCTGCCACAGTGCGGGTTTATCAGCAGGGTGAAATAACTGAGCCTGCCCGTAAGCGCATTATTCAAGACTATTTAAACACTGTGCCTTTATCCTCCGCGCCTAACCATGGCGAAGTACATGGTATTGGTGATGGCCTATGGGCCTGGTTTGGTACGGATTTCGACACGGCGAACCAACTGTTAACTTCGCCGCAAATCAAAGCCAATGCCGCTAAGCGTGGCCAAGTGTTCCGCCAAGTGGTGGCCTTGATGATTGCCCAGCGCCGTCCTTCCTATTATCTGCTGCAGGGGCATGAGGATTTAGAAAATCTGGTCGATAGCCACATCCGCCTGCTCGGTCAATATTATCTGATTGACCGTAAATTGAGGGATGCGGCGCTTGAACAAAAATTGCAGTTTAAAGTCGCCAAACCTCAGCGTAATACGCAATCGGGGTCCGATAAGGGCGTTAACACTATCCGTATTCGTACCGCGGGCATGTTAAATGTGGGTCTGTATGATTTAGACCGTCTCGACTTAACCGTGAATAGCAGTCTACACAGTGATTTGCAGCAACAGGTGAGTCATTACTTACGCAGTCTCGGGCAAGTCTCCACCGCCGAGAAGGTTGGCCTCTTGGGTGAGCGTTTACTCGAACCAAGTCAACTACAAAACGTGCTCTACAGCTTTACCCTCTATGAAAAAACCGAGACGGCTAACCGTGTGCGGGTACAAACCGATAGTACCGATCAACCTTTCGATATTAACGAGGGCAGTAAGTTAGAGCTGGGGTCGACGGCAAAACTTAGAGTGCTGGCGACTTACCTTGAGATCATTGCTGAAATCCACGATAAATATTCGAAGAAACACGGTATTGAGTTGGAGTCGATTGAGATTGAACCTCGCGATCATCTCACTCGCTGGGCCATCGACTATTTGATTGTGAACCCAGATAGACGCCTCGACCGTATGCTGGATGCGGCGCTGCAACGGGAATACTCTGCCTCGCCCAATGAGCAATTCTTCACGGGTGGTGGTTTGCATGTGTTTAATAACTTTAAAAAGACAGAAGATTTTAAAGTGCCAACCATGTACGAGGCGTTGCAAAACTCCATCAACTTACCCTTCGTACGTTTGATGCGTGACATAGTTAACTACAGCAGCAGTATGCAAAACGAAGGCAATATGGCGCGCCTGCTGCGTAATGATAAAGATCCTCGCCGCGAGGAATATCTGCGGGTGTTTGCCGACCGCGAAGGCAATACCTTCGTGAATAAGTTCTACCGTAAGTATAAAAAAGTCGCACCCAATGAGCGTTTAGCGCTGTTTTTTGATGGCCAAACCCAGGCGGAGCAGCAACTGACCGCGGCTTACCGTTATTTGCAGCCCTATGAGTCTATCGCTTCGTTTAAGGCCTTCTTGCAGCAGCGTTTGCCGCAAAACAATTACACGGATAAGCGGATCAAAGAGCTGTATAACAAGTACGGCCCTGAAAAATATAATCTGCCCGATCAAGGTTATATCGCACGGGTGCACCCACTCGAACTCTGGGTACTCGATTACTTGAATCAACATCCCGAGGCCAACCTCAATGATGTGAAAGAGGCGAGTAAGGATGAGCGTCAGGAAGTGTATCGCTGGCTGTTCAGAACGCGGCATAAAAACGCGCGTGATGTGCGGGTACAGGTAATGCTTGAGGTGGAGGCCTTCCTCGACATTCATCAGCGTTGGGCGCGTTTAGGCTATCCTTTTGAATCTATGGTGCCTTCCTTAGGTTCGGCACTGGGTAGCTCGGGCGACAGACCCGCGGCGCTGGCGGAATTGATGGGGATTATCCAAAACGATGGTTATCGTTTACCAACGGTGCGGATTAATCAGCTCCACTTTGCCGAAGATACGCCTTATGAGGTTCTGCTCGAAAACCAAAATACTCAAGGTGAACGAGTAATGCGTCATGAAGTCGCTCAGGCGTTAAAGGCGGCGCTGGCGAACGTCGTTCAAAATGGTACCGCGCGCCGTCTTAAGGGGATCTTTAGCAACGACAACGGCGAAATGCTGGCAATTGGCGGTAAAACCGGTACGGGTGACAACCGTATAGTGACCCAGATGCAGCAGGGCCGCAAAGTGGCTACCACGGCGATGAACCGTACCGCGACGTTTGTGTTCTATTTAGGGGATAACTACTTCGGCACCTTAACCGCCTTTGTGCCGGGCAGTAAGTCGGATGATTTTAGCTTTACCTCGGCGCTGCCATTACAAGTGATGAAGGGCATGATGCCAATTCTTGCGCCCTATGTGAAATCCTCGAAAGGCATGTGCGTACGGGATGAGTAA
- a CDS encoding sensor histidine kinase, with translation MLPMTPKAKQRLLMTIVLLAGLFAILKLTYWVHFYQGKIEIQQQSEKQLKELVSFLDGALSRYESIPHVLSTNPMLANVLNDQQNPKKVQELNLYLEEIQHVTEASDIYLIDALGIAIAASNWQQSFSFIGKDYSFRPYYTDAISGNLGRYYAVGTSSDKRGFYFSYPIYQQGAKGILGAIIVKVDIADIEQQSTSIAIAGQYQFLISDPDDIVFISSVDEWRLASLTPLTQAKQYALNASKRYAERPIGELLIKPQYQEDSLSNGHIYQIRSGNSQAQYMDTHHLMTKAGWRVHILAPMKPLLESMPALMLLSASIYLLLALGLLFSSERRRNLQRMQLAQSLLEQRVEERTQDLQQANNRLKDTQDELIQAAKLTVIGSLSASINHELNQPLAALRSYAQNTQTFLARNMPDKASDNLKIIIELTDRLADIVGQFKSFTRKSQGNDSATDLKGCIKQALTIVQPEIDKQGVELDVLLPEGQYQVWGDKVRLQQVFVNIMSNAIVAMQQSSKRTLSIRVNCQDKFCISIQDSGPGVRESQMEKIFEPYFTTSERTGLGLGLSISQRIIESMQGQINVANAEDGGAIFHIILPIYLAEERQSS, from the coding sequence ATGTTGCCCATGACGCCCAAGGCCAAACAACGTCTTTTAATGACCATAGTGTTACTTGCGGGCTTATTTGCCATCTTAAAATTAACCTACTGGGTGCACTTTTATCAGGGCAAAATTGAAATCCAACAGCAATCAGAAAAACAACTCAAAGAGCTGGTCAGCTTCCTCGATGGCGCGCTGTCGCGTTACGAGAGTATCCCCCATGTTTTGTCGACCAACCCCATGCTCGCCAATGTGCTTAACGATCAACAAAACCCCAAGAAAGTACAAGAACTTAACCTGTACTTGGAAGAAATTCAGCATGTGACTGAGGCATCCGATATTTATCTTATCGACGCCCTCGGTATTGCCATTGCCGCCAGCAACTGGCAACAGAGCTTTTCGTTTATCGGCAAAGACTATTCCTTCAGACCCTATTACACCGACGCGATTTCAGGCAATTTGGGCCGCTACTATGCGGTGGGCACCAGTTCGGATAAACGCGGCTTTTACTTTTCTTACCCCATTTATCAACAAGGCGCGAAGGGCATTCTGGGCGCCATTATTGTGAAAGTGGATATCGCCGATATCGAGCAGCAAAGCACCAGTATTGCGATAGCGGGCCAGTATCAATTCCTCATCAGCGACCCCGACGATATTGTGTTTATCTCCAGTGTCGATGAATGGCGCTTAGCCTCGCTTACGCCGCTGACTCAGGCGAAACAATATGCCTTAAACGCCTCGAAACGTTACGCCGAGCGGCCGATTGGTGAATTACTGATTAAACCCCAATACCAAGAAGACAGCCTGAGTAATGGCCATATCTATCAAATTCGCTCCGGCAACAGCCAAGCGCAATACATGGATACCCATCACTTAATGACCAAAGCAGGCTGGCGAGTGCACATTCTGGCGCCGATGAAACCTTTGCTCGAGTCTATGCCCGCGCTTATGCTGTTATCGGCCTCCATCTATTTACTGCTTGCCTTAGGCTTACTCTTTAGTAGCGAGCGGCGTCGCAACCTACAGCGAATGCAACTTGCCCAGAGTTTATTAGAACAAAGGGTGGAAGAGCGCACCCAAGATCTGCAGCAGGCCAATAATCGTCTCAAAGACACTCAGGATGAACTCATTCAAGCGGCTAAGTTGACCGTGATAGGTAGCCTATCCGCCAGTATCAACCATGAGCTGAATCAACCCTTAGCCGCCCTTCGCAGCTACGCACAAAATACCCAAACCTTCCTCGCCCGCAATATGCCGGATAAAGCCTCTGATAATCTTAAAATTATTATCGAGCTGACCGACCGATTAGCCGATATTGTCGGCCAATTTAAGAGTTTTACCCGCAAGAGCCAAGGCAATGACAGTGCCACCGACCTCAAAGGCTGTATCAAGCAAGCCCTGACCATAGTCCAGCCCGAAATCGACAAACAAGGGGTTGAACTCGATGTGCTGCTCCCCGAAGGCCAATATCAGGTCTGGGGGGATAAGGTGAGGTTGCAACAAGTGTTTGTGAATATTATGAGCAATGCGATTGTTGCCATGCAGCAATCCTCAAAACGAACACTGAGTATTAGGGTAAACTGTCAGGACAAGTTCTGTATCAGTATTCAGGACTCGGGCCCAGGGGTGCGCGAGAGCCAAATGGAGAAGATTTTTGAGCCCTATTTCACCACCAGTGAACGTACAGGGCTTGGACTCGGGTTATCCATTTCCCAGCGCATTATCGAGTCCATGCAGGGGCAAATTAATGTTGCCAATGCCGAGGACGGCGGCGCCATTTTCCACATTATTTTACCGATTTATTTAGCCGAGGAACGTCAGTCATCATGA
- a CDS encoding TRAP transporter small permease: protein MISRIFGYFEEGVLNLLITLMTLLVFTEVVARFFFNTGFLWIQELTLTLCGWFVLFGMSYGVKVGAHIGVDAFVKNLPPKAKKVTSLVTALICLAYCGLFLKGSWEYLSQMYQIGVPMEDIHFPKFLLNSLDPDFAWNTLKIDVEDGAVPIWLSQSILLIGFSMLTWRFFELFIAILRNQVSGFQFADEAKESMHLIDEAAQHAQQETDNKEAK, encoded by the coding sequence GTGATATCGCGAATTTTTGGTTACTTTGAAGAAGGGGTGCTTAACCTCTTGATCACCTTGATGACACTCTTAGTGTTCACTGAGGTCGTGGCGCGGTTTTTCTTCAATACCGGTTTTTTATGGATCCAAGAACTAACCTTAACCCTCTGTGGTTGGTTTGTGCTCTTTGGTATGTCCTATGGGGTGAAAGTCGGTGCTCACATCGGTGTTGATGCGTTTGTAAAAAATCTGCCCCCTAAGGCTAAAAAGGTCACTTCCCTAGTGACGGCATTGATTTGCTTGGCTTATTGCGGACTGTTTTTAAAAGGTAGCTGGGAATATCTGTCACAGATGTACCAAATCGGCGTACCGATGGAAGATATTCACTTTCCTAAGTTCCTGTTAAACAGCTTAGATCCCGACTTTGCTTGGAACACCTTAAAGATTGATGTCGAAGACGGCGCTGTGCCCATTTGGTTATCCCAAAGCATTCTGTTGATTGGTTTTAGCATGTTGACTTGGCGTTTCTTTGAACTGTTTATCGCCATCCTGCGCAACCAAGTCTCAGGATTCCAATTTGCCGATGAAGCGAAAGAAAGCATGCATTTAATTGATGAAGCAGCTCAGCACGCACAACAAGAAACAGACAACAAGGAAGCGAAGTAA